ggaaaaaaaagtcaactttttttttcagctgggaggggagctttttttttcaaaaatattaattttttttgcgtcgggagggggggggtagggtgcggggaggtgtagggtgcggggtggggtgcaaaaaaagtATTGTTACGCTTCTCAACTTCCTAGTAAAAAGGACAAGTACTCTGAAATGTcttgataaattaaaatgtctaatgtaattgcaccccaccccgcaccctacacctcccccgcacccctaccccccccctCCCCTCAAACCCCGCACCATACGCCCCCGTCCCCTCCCAGctggaaaaaaaaagttgacttttttttccaccccgcaccctccccctccccccaacccccaaatattaattttttttgcatcgggggggggggggggggaagggggggagggtcggggggtggggggcactatctggtcaatattgcaaaagttaattcgtttaattaattttataagccaaccaatagaaaaatgccacgtgtttaatgaaaagattCTGTTAGCAAtgagggtattttagacccaataggtggatggtaagggtatttgggggctgaaaggtggatggagggtgtttttgctccattttcaatagttcgagagtatttttggcccttttccgattaAAATTTTAGAGCAGTTCTTCTATTTTCTATTACCATATTAGACTTGCTATTATGATACTGTTATAAGTGAACTTAACTTGATAGTAGTGCACGTAACAAAAAAATCTATAGATAAATAACGCAAAAACTTAAGAACTCCTAAAATTAATTACTGCTGGAAAAAAATGTGTGCTTGCAAATGAGCATGTCCGAAAACCACAAAACTGGAAGGCAGGTGCAACAACAAGAGTAGTGCTGAGAATTGAATGTGAAGGAAAGCAGCTAAGCAGCGGAAGTTAATTTACCAAACACTTGGCACATATAATTGAAAGTAGTGAGATACGTATATCTACGAAAGCAAAGACGAATTTAGAATCCTGATTCAGTAAATTCAGAATTTTAGAATTAGTATggaattttgtttttatttttaaatatatacaTACAGGGCGGAGCTACGGTGCATGTTGTGGGTTCGGAATTATGAGCCAGTTACTTGTTGAAAAATTCATATGATATCTCAAAAAAAACAATATAAACTTGTCTAAATTCATTCCCCTTAATACCATTCAACTGAGTCTTATTATTCAAGTTGACTAACTCTTAAATTAGCCATTAATCCTTCTAATTACTACGGAACAACAAACTTCTAGAGCTTTGATATTCCATTCTAGTCACTTGAATTGTCTTTTAATagcattcaatataattgaatgGCTTTTATATTAcgggaaagggtcaaatatatccttgtactatcagaaaaggattaaatatacccctcattatgctttgggtccaaatatatccTTCCTGTTATTttttggttcaaatatacccctccgttatactttgagttcaaatataccctcCTCCGTTAAAATTGTTCACGATGGACATGAGATATGACATGACACTGAAAACTCGGCGAGATGGACACCACaaggcatgccacctcaccacacTCACCCATTTACCTCTCTCTTCCCTTTCTTCTTCCACCGCTATCATCTCCTCACCAGACTCACCCATTTACCTctctcttccccttcttcttccacCGCTATCATCTCCTCCCCTCCCCAGCCTTTTTCTTCATTGGTGGTACCATAGTTCTCTCTTTTTAATTTGGTTTCTTACTTATGGCTTTATGATTTTGATTTCCATAGAGGGCGGGAGTTTGGATGATATATATGCGTACAGAAACCAGTTATTTTCTATCTTTCCACATATGACAGCAGGATGTTCTATGTGTTAATTAATTTAGTTGCATATAGTACAAGTTATTCAAGGAGAAGCTGCCTCTTCAAATCATTTGCTTTGGAAAAACCAATTGTCTGAATAATCTCATCATTTGTGAGTTTATAAATTTTCGAGTTTGATATCCTCAATTCTGCGGAAAAAGAGAGACAGAGGTACCTATTAAGTGTTTCGGAAAATTGATAAATTGGTCAGGTCAACCGATTTAGATTTAAAAGTGaataagtttatttttaaaattaaataatatatgtggccAATCATAATAAGGCATGTGGCTGTTTAATATTGAAAAAAGTCTTTCAAGTTAATGGTGGTGTGATGGTGCTAATGGTGGCAAAGGTTGTGGAGAGGAAGAGATGGTAGTGGTGGAAAAAGAAGGGGAAGAGAGGGGTAAATAGGTTGGTGGTGTGAGGTGGCATGTCATGTGGTGTCCACCTCACCGAGTTATCAGTGTCACGTCATATTTCATGTCAGCCATGAACAATTTTAACGGAGAAGGGGTATATATGAACCTAAAGTATAACAGAGGAGTATATttaaacccaaagtataacgggaagggtatatttggacccaaagtataacgaggggtatatttaatccttttctgataatacaggggtatatttgacccttttccgtttatattaattatcacagctAAACGTTTGGTAACAACAATAAGAGGTTATCTGTTCACTTATAAATTCTGATTTGTTTTCACTTTGAGGCGGTGGCAAATGATACATTTTCTTCTTCTCATTTTCTATTTTGCTGGGTTACTTTTTTTAATCTTTGTCAGATTTTAATTCCTAATtttatactagaagagcttgCTGAATCCTGGGGGTACACTCACACTGgtaaaatatccttaaggacgGTATCTTCGGACACGCCTCAAGCTCTCAAGAATCCCGTATAGTGTTTGTAATCCGGTATTTTTCGTAAGATTTTCAACATAACTTTGGTCCAATTCCTATAGAATCTCGAACATAAGCTTCAAATTCCGGCtccggctatatatatatatgaaccgAAAGCAatgatttcagttatgatcccacAGAATTAAGCTGCTTTAAAATCCGCCTCAATACTAGCTACGGGAGATTAATAGGTTAGCTGGCTAATTGACCACTGTTTCCTACTCGCGCTGTAGCACAATATAATAAATAGGACGAGCTGGAATGGGTAggttatactccctccgttaaTTTTACTTGTCTACTTTTGACTatacacaccccttaagaaataagtaatatataaagtGCACAATTTATCAATGTAGccatattaattgatgcatatttttattggatttgaaaaatatgAAGTGAGCAAATActaagggtaaaacaggaaaaaagaaattgtaTTGTCTTAATATGCTATAattgacaagtaaaaataaaactttatttttaaaatactaaacaaataaaagtgaacggagaaaATATACAGGAGAACATAATCGAATACTGCACGTTGGAAAGATATAAATTCTTCATTTGGTGGGCAGGGACCACGTAGTTCTACTTCATTAATATTGCCATTAATTAACCAACTGGTATCGCTGCCAATTAGCCAAACGCCATAAATGGCCAGTAACAGTAATATTGGGCCGGTGGAAATGTGCAATGTTTTAACCCAGAAAAAAGGATCATAGACGTGGAGAACACGAGAATCCTAGTAGCTCAGTTAGTTGACTATCAGAACTTTCACCTTATTAGTGAGGGCTCATTTCCACCTTGTAATCTCCTTCTCCATTTACCTTTTCTctaaccctaatttttttttaaaaaaagattgaCGTGTAAAAAGCAGTGACGATATTCAGAAAAAAAAGATCATAGACATGGAGAGACTCGTCAAAGCAATATATAGCATCATAGTAAATTTAGATTTATAGAGTTAATTAGAAATCGGAATTGGTTATGGAGCAACTGATTTGTTCACATGAATATAGTTATGAAAAAACAACTAAATGCATGCTGCTCAGTTGCTAAATTAAGTTTCCACGGACCACGATATGGTGTATTCCTAGAATACTGCTATTATGGAGCAAGATGGGTAGGTCACCAATTCCAGGACTATGTAATGTACTTTAACTGTTGAGTTACGGTCAGATATTTTATTAGAGATTTCTAATCTACCTTGTGTGATTCCTGTTGAAGCATATGCTCGGGGGTGGGCCCTTTCCAAGTGTGATTTCAATGTATGACCGTGTCTAAGGAAATATCGGTTgaagtagatttttttttttaatcaatcaAAACCCCCTCCGTAACTGTACAAGCTTCTTCTAAAGCATTCGACTTTCTAAAAACCACTTAAAGATACCGTAATAATAATCGTCTTAACAAAGCAGCTTAGCAGATAGTAGGGCAAGATGTTATAGATGCAGTGCTTGAGTTCTTTCAGAATGGTAAATTACTAAagcaaatcaactcaacataaatAGCCCTCGTTCCTAAGGTAGAGGTACCAGAATTTGCAAGTCAATTTAGACCTATTTCCTATTGCAATGTCATTTATAAGTGCATATCCAAGCTGATCTGTAGTAGACTAAAAGCAACGGTTAATCATATCGTAGCAGACAATCAATCTGCATTTGTGCAAGGCAGGTCGATGTTGTATAATGTATTGATCTGTCATGATCTTCTAAGGCATTACAATAGGAAGAATGCATCTTCTAGATGCCTAGGAAGAATGCATCTTCTAGATGCCTTATGAAAATTGACCTTAGAAAGGCATATGACATGGTGAGTTGGGAATTTCTAGAAGAGGCATTAACTGGGTTTGGTTTCCTTGATAAGTTCATACAGTGGATCATGATATGTGTATAAACTACCAAATTTTCAATTAAGATTAATGGTGAAGGACATGGTTATTTTGCTGGTAAGAGAGGACTTAGGCAGGGAGATCCTATCTCTCCTTTGTTATTTGTTCTGGTGATGGAATATTTGTCAAGGTGTTTGAAGACAATGAGTAATTTGCCTGATTTTAGATTTCATCTAATGTGTAAATCCTTGCAACTAACTCATCTCATATTTGCTGACGACTTGATGATATTCTGTAAAGGAAATGTGAGCTCAGTAAGTAGAGCCATGAAGGCTTTGACTCATTTTAGTGCAGCTACTGGTTTGGTAGCTAATATGGATAAATCTAGCATTTTCTTGGCTGGAGTAGATGATAGCACCAGAGATCAACTGTTGGCAAGAACTGGGTTTACAGTAAGTACATTTCCCATGAGATATCTAGGGTTGCCATTATCACCTAAGAAATGGACTAAGCTTGATTGTCACTTATTGGAGGAGAAGATAACACAGAGGATTAATGTTACTTACTCCAAGCATCTGTCTTACACTGGTCGACTACAAGTGATAACTGCAGTCTTGTTTTCTATTCATAGTTTCTGGGGAACTGTTTTCATACTTCCCCAGAGCATTTTCAAAGAGGTAGACAAGATATGCAGAGTTTATCTGTAGGGCAGAACGGAGGAGAAGCAAAAAGTTGTGCTAGTTTCATGGGAAAGAATCTGTTATCCTAAGAAACTAGGTGGACTAAATATTAAAAGCAGTAGAGACTGGAACATCGCTTCTGTGGGTAAGTTGTTATGGCAACTGATCATGTGTAAAGAATCACTATGGGTCAAATGGGTTCACGGTATCTATATGAAGGACAACATTAATATTTGGGAGCACAAACCACCCATAGATTGTAGTTGGTATTGGAAGAAACTTAATTCACTCAAGGCCACAATGCAAGGATGGTATGTTCAAGGCAGGTACCACCTTATAGAAAGGGGTGAATACTCCATTACTAGAAGTTATTTGGCAATTGTGGGACAATAAGTCAGGCTAAGGACAACTGATTTAATTTGGACATCTATGGCTCAACCTAAGCACAGATTTATAGCATGGTTGGCAGTCCAAGGAAGACTATTTACAAAGGAAAGAATGCTTAAGCTTCATATCCAGGTAGATGAAGTAAACTGCTGCTTATGTGCAGCTCAAGTTATGGAGACAACTGCTCACTTGTTTGTTGAGTGCGAATGGACTAAAGCTGTATGGCATGAAGTGAACCAGTGGACAGGTGTAACAGTGCAAGCTGGAGGCATCAAACAAGTCTTGGAGGGCATTAGAAGGAAGCACGGGAAACAATTTAAAAAGGAGATAATAGCTGCATTGTGTGGAGCAGTGTTATACCACATCTGGCGAGCAAGGAATTGGAAGTTACACAAAGGTATAAATGTACATAGAGAAGAGGTAGTCTTACAGGTGAAAAAAGAAATTGTAGGAAGATTAAACTTACTTAGAAATTCCAAGAAGGCACAAAGATGTAGGAGTTTAGTTCAACACTTACTTTGTAACTAGTTTTCTGGTTTTGTTGGAGGCCTAACTTTTGTTTCCGGAAGTAGGTGCTCTTCATTTGTATTGGTTGTTCGGTGTTCTGGTAATATATTGACAGTTGTTACCAAAACAAAAAATCATCTTAACATATTATTCCACCTTTGTTCCAATTTTATGTGACACATTTACATTTCTTAGTATTCTCTTCCCCTTTAACTGTAATCAAATAAATTGGTAACTGCATATTGTAACACATGCGACCAAGGAATACCTGGTAAATAGACTTAAAAACTGTAAATTGAATGTATTAGACCTGAATTGAATTGATAATAATGATTGGAATGTGATGACACATATATGTGGTTGTTTTATCACTACTCAGTACAATCTAACCTATTTTTAGACATTAAACCAGTTGTTAGGCTAAGTGGCTAACCTAACCAGTTAGCCACATTTTCAAAACTGTTGTCTAACATCCTTGAATGTTTTGGATCACGACATTTATCATGAGATAGCTGACAGCAAACATAGACGATTGATTGGCCTCTATGGTAGGGATTATACATAGAATTTAAGTTATCTACATTGACAATGTAAAAGGAAAAAATTATAGTTGTCATTCATCGATTTGAGGAGGATTGGTGATTCGTTCTTCTGGTGTCAACACCTCTTTAAACTCAGTCAaattggctacctgaactttcaccttgttgatGAGGGGTCGAATTcccacgttgtaatccccttTCTCATTTCCCCTTTCCCTACTcctatgaaataaaaaaattaaaaaaaaaagtttaaaaaaaaatgcttaaTTGAAGCTGAGCATTCTTCGGTTGAATTTTGCCAACTCTTGATGGACTGACTAAAGCCTATTATAGGCCAAGCCCATTTGCTATGAAAATCCATTATTCTCACCCCCGTTAAGTCATTTTTtcgcgcggattgtccttcaaaggcactggtctttaatttttgtccttctccTAATACTTCGAGGTTTGGGATTCAAACCCCGGCTCAGTAAGAAAAAAAACCGGAAGGCAGAGTTTCATagaaaaattaggcctattcgggcaaaagttaggccttaaggcagagttttgcaaaattccAGTTGAGTAAACAAAAAAAATTACCTTAATACAAACCTCTACAAAACTCTGTAttaagtagagtttgcagtcaaacttTGCCTGATAAGGTAGAGATTGAGGCAAACTCCCCCTTAAGGTAAAGTTTGAAGTCAAACTTTGTCTtgcgatttatttatttattcaaaatGTTTGATTGAGCAAGGGTTTGAACCCGGAACCCAGAAATTttatgcgaagggcaaaaattaaagaccaagaATTTGACGGACAGAAATTAAGGACTACCcccgaataaggacaatcgtgcaaattgtccCCGCTAAGTAGCTTAgacgaagaaattgcacggtttgcctTTCAAATGGGCCGGTCTTtagttttcccttcaaatgggcttgtctttatttttgtccttcaaaatcaaCTTATGCTAGCGGGGCATAAGTTTCTCAAGGGAATTGGGCAtaatttgtgaattttatgatgcgaaaatataaacttatacgCCGCGAAAAAATTTATTTACATTGagagataaaaattaaagactagcacaaAATACGGAAAAAGTGCAAATGATCCAGCTTAGACACCCGCTGGATAGCCCATTTTCCAAACACTTGACGGACTGACCCAAGCTTATTATAGGCCTAGCCCATTTTATACGAAAATCCAATAACATTCTTCTCATTCTCGCCGAATTAACCCTTCGACAGATTTGGCTCAAcattttattattaaaaaataaaacctgCATCTTACGGTAGGCACTAGGCAGTTTTACTAAGATACAATAAAATTTCTAATTCATCTCTTAAGCATATATAATTAACAATTTGTTATATTACCGGTGAGAGAACAACTAATTCATGTTCTACGGGTCAAGAAAGTAATGAATTTTAATCTTATTATGACTTGATCGATTGAGAGAGCAATTGATTCGACAGGAATAGTGGAAAGTGAGATTCACAAACTTTTTACGTTTATTTTCTAACAAACTTTGAATGAGAACAAAATATCTTAATTCCCTCCCAACCGTGCAAATCCTTCAAAGATTAGATTGAAGAATAAACGGAATTAAAATATTATGCAAGGATAACTGAAAGCCGAAAGGTTCAAGGAAAATTCAGACCATCTCCTTTAGACTTAATTAGTTCTTTTAAACCATGCAAAAGGGTCAAAATTCTATAGATATGTTCACACTCTAGCTAGCTCATGCAATTTTGAATATGTTACATATATGCACATGTGAATCACGAATATAGGTCGGTGTCcaaaggaaaaaagaagagaTAGAATGGATGTTTTTTACTTTATAGTAAAAGTACAAAGAAGAATTGAGTAAACCTTAGTGATAAAAAGAACAGAGATACGATATTCAAGATTTGGGGTAAGAAAGTTAAGGTGGTGAAAAAAATGTCATCAAAGGCGGAAAGGCAGGGGTGGATCTAGTAAGGCGGGTGGGGATGCCACGCCACCCGCACACCTCGAGCaaaaccttatatatatatatatatatatatatatatatatatatatatatatatatatatatatatatatatatatatatatatatgtgagtaTATATGGGAAATAGTATAAATATGTAAAATGACACCCCTACTAACAAATGATTGTTTGGTGCCACTGGTGAAGAGCCGAAAGTTGTGCCCACAGCACCTGGAATCAAGTCTAACTTGCACCAATTCTTTTAAAGACTTCTCTTTTATAAGAAGCTTACAGAAGATTCGTTCtccttttttcttattttctttttctattttgcttcttctttactttattttccttgtttcttcttttctttttatttacttgCTGCTGGTTTTTTTTCCCCTAATGAGTCACattgactttttaaaattttatatatccTTGCTTCTCTTTATAGTTAATAGTGTTCATTAATTTTTCATTTTGATATCTAAATGTGCATCTATGTTGAGTTCTAGTTCTAGTTGATTAGTCTTGAGTTAGCTGATAGCTTCAAAACATAACTCTCAATTATAAATGAATAATATATTTTTGTAGATATTAGTAATACTATTGAATTTTTATGCTTTGTTTAAAATTATCATAATTATTAAATTATTTCGTTTAATCGATGTCTATATAAATCGAAAAGATGAATAACCCAAATTGCGGCAGTAGAAAAAATAAATCAAGTTGAAATCCAAAATAGTGTGACAATCGGTTTGTCTATATAAACGGACGGAAGTTGCTGCACTCCCCAACTCGTTTAAGTCAACTGATGCATTGGGTCATTCCCTTGATTATGGAACTGGGCTATGGAACGCGTCGAGAAAGCCGACGCTTCTGCCTTTCCACGAGTTAAAAATTGtaacaatagaaatacttgtagcTAAGATGAACAACCCGAACCGAAGCTCAAAATAAATCAagtcaaaggccaaaatagtgtGATAATTGGTCGGTCTACATAAATTAGAAGGCTGAATAACCAGAATCGAAGCCCAAAATAGTGTGGCACCCGGAATCTCAAATTCCTGGATCCTCCTCTGCGGAAAGGGCTTGAAAACGA
Above is a genomic segment from Lycium barbarum isolate Lr01 chromosome 12, ASM1917538v2, whole genome shotgun sequence containing:
- the LOC132624666 gene encoding uncharacterized protein LOC132624666; the encoded protein is MPRKNASSRCLMKIDLRKAYDMINGEGHGYFAGKRGLRQGDPISPLLFVLVMEYLSRCLKTMSNLPDFRFHLMCKSLQLTHLIFADDLMIFCKGNVSSVSRAMKALTHFSAATGLVANMDKSSIFLAGVDDSTRDQLLARTGFTVSTFPMRYLGLPLSPKKWTKLDCHLLEEKITQRINVTYSKHLSYTGRLQVITAVLFSIHSFWGTVFILPQSIFKEVDKICRVYL